In the Pseudolabrys taiwanensis genome, one interval contains:
- a CDS encoding hydantoinase B/oxoprolinase family protein yields MPAKTAPAHWDFWIDRGGTFTDVVGRRPDGSLVAHKLLSENPEAYADAAVQGIRDLLGLKAGEPIPPGRVNAVKMGTTVATNALLERKGDRVLLITTKGFRDALKIGYQARPKIFAKNIIKPDMLYERVAEVEQRVRADGTVEQALDLDGARQALEAAKADGIDAVAIVFMHAYRFPAHEKQVADLARAMGFAQVSVSHEVSPLIKLVGRGDTTVVDAYLSPILRRYVARVTGALDTDKSGARLMFMMSSGGLTAADLFQGKDAILSGPAGGVVSMAETGKQAGFDRLIGFDMGGTSTDVSHFDGEYERTFETEVAGVRMRAPMMLIHTVAAGGGSILHYDGARFRVGPDSAGANPGPTCYRRGGPLAVTDANVMLGKLMPAFFPKIFGPHQDEPLDGDAVKAAFDALAKEVGDKSPEEIADGFIKIAVENMANAIKKISVQRGYDVTRYALNCFGGAGGQHACLVADALGMTKVLIHPFSSLLSAYGMGLADIRATREQAIELPYGAKALTALERTAKRLGKDVVTEVAGQGVPKAKIKLIVRAHIRYAGTDTALTVSAGALPAMQRAFEKAHKARFGFIDRNKDLVIEAVSVEAVGGGAKFNEKAVRRSSAPLPKPAQKTRFFSQGEWHKANVYTRDQLKPGAKVKGAAIIIEPHQTIVVEPGWQAELTAKNHLVLARIKKLKRTAAIGTHADPVMLEVFNNLFMSIAEQMGVSLQNTAYSVNIKERLDFSCAVFAADGTLVANAPHMPVHLGSMDRAVETIIRENKGRIAPGDVYAINAPYNGGTHLPDITVCTPVFDDKKKNILFWVASRGHHADVGGISPGSMSPNATNIEQEGVLFDNFKLVDRGKFREKELVAALLGAKYPARNPVQNVNDVKAQIAANEKGVAELRKMVTLFTLPVVKAYMQHVQDNAAESVRRVIDRLHDAEYSYEMDQGSVIKVKITVDKKKREATVDFTGTSDQQPTNFNAPEPVTRAAVLYVFRVMVDDDIPMNAGCLRPINIVIPQKSMLKPEYPAAVVAGNVEVSQAVTNCLFLALDALAAAQGTMNNLNFGNAKYQYYETICSGSPAGPGFNGTDAVHTHMTNTRLTDPEILEFRYPVVLEDFHIRTGSGGKGKWHAGDGIRRTIRFLEKMDCTILSGHRRIRPPGLDGGEAGEVGENWVRRKDGTMEKLKGSDETVIDAGEAVIIQTPTAGGYGKA; encoded by the coding sequence ATGCCTGCAAAGACCGCGCCAGCACATTGGGACTTTTGGATCGACCGCGGCGGCACCTTCACCGACGTGGTCGGGCGGCGGCCCGACGGCTCGCTGGTCGCGCATAAGTTGCTCAGCGAAAACCCCGAAGCCTATGCCGACGCCGCCGTGCAAGGCATCCGCGACCTGCTGGGGCTGAAAGCGGGCGAGCCGATCCCGCCCGGCCGCGTCAACGCCGTCAAAATGGGCACGACCGTCGCGACCAACGCGCTCCTTGAGCGCAAGGGCGATCGCGTGCTGCTCATCACCACCAAGGGGTTCCGCGACGCGCTCAAGATCGGCTATCAGGCGCGGCCGAAAATCTTCGCCAAAAACATCATCAAGCCGGACATGCTCTATGAGCGCGTCGCCGAGGTCGAGCAGCGCGTACGCGCCGACGGCACTGTGGAGCAGGCGCTCGATCTCGACGGCGCGCGGCAGGCGCTCGAAGCCGCCAAGGCCGACGGCATCGACGCGGTCGCCATCGTCTTCATGCACGCCTACCGTTTCCCCGCGCATGAGAAGCAGGTGGCCGATCTCGCGCGTGCGATGGGCTTTGCCCAGGTGTCGGTCAGCCACGAAGTCTCGCCGCTGATCAAGCTGGTCGGCCGTGGTGACACCACTGTCGTGGATGCATATCTGTCGCCGATCCTGCGCCGCTATGTGGCGCGCGTGACCGGCGCGCTCGACACCGACAAATCCGGCGCGCGACTGATGTTCATGATGTCGTCCGGCGGACTCACCGCTGCCGATCTGTTCCAGGGCAAGGACGCGATCCTCTCCGGACCGGCCGGCGGCGTGGTGTCGATGGCCGAGACCGGCAAGCAGGCCGGCTTCGACCGCCTGATCGGCTTCGACATGGGCGGCACCTCGACCGACGTGTCACATTTCGACGGCGAATACGAACGCACCTTCGAGACCGAGGTCGCCGGCGTGCGCATGCGCGCGCCGATGATGCTGATCCACACGGTCGCGGCCGGCGGCGGCTCGATCCTGCATTACGACGGCGCGCGCTTCCGCGTCGGTCCTGACTCGGCCGGCGCCAATCCCGGCCCGACCTGCTATCGCCGCGGCGGCCCGCTCGCCGTCACCGACGCCAATGTCATGCTCGGCAAGCTGATGCCGGCGTTCTTCCCGAAGATCTTCGGCCCGCATCAGGACGAACCGCTCGACGGCGATGCCGTGAAGGCCGCCTTCGATGCCCTCGCCAAGGAGGTCGGCGACAAGTCGCCGGAAGAAATCGCCGACGGCTTCATCAAGATCGCGGTCGAGAACATGGCCAACGCGATCAAGAAGATCTCGGTGCAGCGCGGCTACGACGTCACGCGCTACGCGCTCAACTGCTTCGGCGGCGCCGGCGGCCAGCACGCCTGCTTAGTTGCCGATGCACTCGGCATGACCAAGGTGCTGATCCATCCGTTCTCGTCGCTGCTGTCGGCTTACGGCATGGGCCTCGCCGATATCCGCGCGACGCGCGAGCAGGCGATCGAGCTGCCCTATGGCGCGAAGGCGCTCACCGCACTCGAGCGCACCGCCAAACGTCTCGGCAAGGACGTGGTCACCGAAGTCGCCGGCCAGGGCGTGCCCAAGGCCAAGATCAAATTGATCGTGCGCGCGCATATCCGTTACGCCGGCACGGACACGGCGCTCACGGTGAGCGCCGGCGCCCTGCCCGCCATGCAGCGCGCCTTCGAGAAGGCGCACAAGGCGCGCTTCGGCTTCATCGACCGCAACAAGGACCTGGTGATCGAAGCCGTCTCGGTGGAAGCCGTCGGCGGCGGCGCCAAGTTCAACGAGAAGGCCGTGCGGCGCTCGTCCGCGCCGCTGCCGAAGCCGGCGCAGAAGACCAGGTTCTTCTCGCAGGGCGAATGGCACAAGGCCAACGTCTATACCCGCGACCAGCTCAAGCCCGGCGCCAAAGTGAAGGGCGCGGCCATCATCATCGAGCCGCACCAGACCATCGTGGTCGAGCCCGGCTGGCAGGCCGAGCTCACCGCCAAGAACCACCTCGTGCTCGCGCGCATCAAGAAGCTCAAGCGCACCGCCGCCATCGGCACGCATGCCGATCCGGTGATGCTCGAGGTGTTCAACAACCTGTTCATGTCGATCGCCGAGCAGATGGGCGTGTCGCTGCAGAACACTGCCTACTCGGTGAACATCAAGGAGCGGCTCGACTTCTCCTGCGCGGTGTTCGCCGCCGACGGCACGCTCGTCGCCAACGCGCCGCACATGCCGGTGCATCTCGGCTCGATGGACCGCGCGGTCGAAACCATCATCCGCGAGAACAAGGGCAGGATCGCGCCCGGCGACGTCTACGCCATCAACGCGCCGTACAACGGCGGCACGCATCTCCCGGACATCACCGTCTGCACGCCGGTGTTCGACGACAAGAAGAAGAACATCCTGTTCTGGGTCGCCTCGCGCGGCCATCACGCCGACGTCGGCGGCATCTCGCCCGGCTCGATGTCGCCGAACGCGACCAATATCGAGCAGGAAGGCGTGCTGTTCGACAACTTCAAGCTGGTCGACCGCGGCAAGTTCCGGGAGAAGGAGCTCGTCGCCGCGCTGCTCGGCGCCAAATATCCGGCGCGCAACCCGGTGCAGAACGTCAACGACGTCAAGGCGCAGATCGCCGCCAACGAGAAGGGCGTGGCCGAGCTGCGCAAGATGGTGACGCTGTTCACGCTGCCGGTGGTCAAGGCCTACATGCAGCACGTGCAGGACAACGCCGCCGAAAGCGTGCGGCGCGTGATCGACCGGCTGCACGACGCCGAATACAGCTATGAGATGGACCAGGGCAGCGTGATCAAGGTGAAGATCACGGTCGACAAGAAGAAGCGCGAGGCGACCGTCGACTTCACCGGCACGTCGGACCAGCAGCCGACCAACTTCAACGCGCCCGAGCCGGTGACGCGCGCCGCCGTGCTGTACGTCTTCCGCGTCATGGTCGACGACGACATCCCGATGAACGCCGGATGCCTGCGGCCGATCAACATCGTCATCCCCCAGAAGTCGATGCTGAAGCCGGAATATCCGGCCGCCGTCGTCGCCGGCAATGTCGAGGTGTCGCAGGCGGTGACCAACTGTCTGTTCCTCGCGCTCGACGCCCTCGCCGCCGCGCAAGGCACGATGAACAACCTCAACTTCGGCAACGCCAAGTATCAGTACTACGAGACGATCTGCTCCGGCTCGCCGGCGGGTCCCGGCTTCAACGGCACCGACGCCGTGCACACGCACATGACCAACACGCGCCTGACCGATCCGGAGATTCTGGAATTCCGCTATCCGGTGGTGCTGGAGGACTTCCACATCCGCACGGGATCCGGCGGCAAAGGCAAATGGCACGCCGGCGACGGCATCCGCCGCACCATCCGCTTCCTGGAGAAGATGGACTGCACCATCCTGTCCGGCCATCGCCGCATACGCCCGCCGGGGCTCGATGGCGGCGAAGCCGGCGAGGTCGGCGAGAACTGGGTGCGCCGCAAGGATGGCACCATGGAGAAGCTGAAGGGCAGCGACGAAACGGTGATCGACGCCGGCGAAGCGGTGATCATCCAAACACCGACGGCCGGCGGCTATGGCAAGGCGTGA
- a CDS encoding TRAP transporter small permease → MRVFLDRLYLFSGYAAGAFLILIFGIMMFMSVGRQFGFNIPAGDDFASWCMAAMAFLGLAHTFKKGEIIRVGLVVEQFTGRKRWALEVLALTIATAFTLYFTWHAVTMTYDSWRFNDMAQGVLSVPLWIPQIGYASGLLILAIALVDEMVDVLRGNKPTYEKEPPSSPDEFVERVASGGAG, encoded by the coding sequence ATGCGTGTGTTTCTCGACCGCCTTTACCTGTTCTCCGGCTACGCCGCCGGGGCGTTCCTGATCCTGATTTTCGGGATCATGATGTTCATGTCGGTGGGGCGGCAATTCGGCTTCAATATTCCGGCCGGCGACGATTTCGCGTCGTGGTGCATGGCGGCGATGGCGTTCCTCGGCCTGGCGCACACCTTCAAGAAGGGCGAGATCATCCGCGTCGGTCTCGTCGTCGAGCAGTTCACGGGCAGGAAGCGCTGGGCGCTGGAAGTGCTCGCGCTCACCATCGCCACGGCCTTCACGCTCTATTTCACGTGGCACGCGGTGACGATGACCTACGACTCCTGGCGCTTCAACGATATGGCGCAGGGTGTCCTGTCCGTGCCGCTGTGGATCCCCCAGATCGGCTACGCCAGCGGACTCTTGATCCTCGCGATCGCGCTCGTCGACGAAATGGTCGACGTGCTCAGGGGCAACAAGCCGACTTACGAGAAGGAACCGCCGTCCTCGCCCGATGAGTTCGTGGAGCGCGTCGCTTCGGGTGGGGCCGGCTGA
- a CDS encoding TRAP transporter large permease produces MHDIGLVNLALILLGALILILGSGVWIAVTLGLIGFIAMWLTTSVPIGSVLATTVWSASASWTLAALPLFIWMGEILFRTRLSEEMFRGLSPWLQWLPGRLVHVNVVGCGIFAAVSGSSAATCATIGKIALPELEKRGYDPGISLGSLAGSGTLGLLIPPSIPMVVYAVTANVSVLQVFLGGFLPGLLVMALYSGYIILWSMLNPSKIPPRDPPMSFRRKLAESTKLIPCLLLILAVFLALVFGFATATECAAWGVAGALLLAWWSGTLNRKTFFESVMSATRLTCMIMFILAGAAYTTAAMAYTGIPAALAEWVKGQHLTPSMLALYLSIMYIILGCLIDGISMIVLTAVVVLPMVQQAGLDLIWFGVYLVIHVEMAQITPPVGFNLFVLQNMSGRDTLTVAKAAFPFFILLLAAVFIITEFPQIVLLLPQLAFPPS; encoded by the coding sequence ATGCACGATATCGGCCTCGTCAATCTTGCGCTGATCCTGCTCGGCGCGCTGATCCTGATCCTCGGCAGCGGCGTGTGGATCGCGGTGACGCTGGGGCTCATCGGCTTCATCGCCATGTGGCTCACCACCTCGGTGCCGATCGGCTCGGTGCTGGCGACGACGGTGTGGAGCGCGAGCGCATCCTGGACTCTGGCGGCGCTGCCTTTGTTCATCTGGATGGGCGAGATTCTCTTTCGCACGCGGTTATCGGAGGAGATGTTCCGCGGGCTGTCGCCGTGGCTGCAATGGCTGCCCGGCCGGCTCGTGCATGTGAACGTCGTCGGCTGCGGCATCTTCGCCGCCGTGTCCGGCTCGTCGGCGGCGACCTGCGCCACCATCGGCAAGATCGCGCTGCCGGAGCTCGAGAAGCGCGGTTACGACCCGGGCATCAGTCTCGGTTCGCTCGCCGGCTCCGGCACGCTCGGCCTGCTCATCCCGCCGTCGATTCCGATGGTGGTCTATGCGGTGACGGCCAACGTGTCGGTGCTGCAGGTTTTTCTCGGCGGCTTCCTGCCGGGCCTTTTGGTGATGGCGCTTTATTCCGGCTACATCATCCTGTGGTCGATGCTCAATCCGAGCAAGATTCCGCCGCGCGACCCGCCGATGTCCTTCAGGCGGAAGCTCGCCGAGTCGACCAAGCTAATTCCGTGCCTGCTGCTGATCCTCGCCGTTTTCCTGGCGCTGGTGTTCGGCTTTGCCACCGCGACCGAGTGCGCGGCCTGGGGCGTTGCCGGCGCGCTGCTGCTCGCATGGTGGAGCGGCACGCTGAACCGCAAGACGTTCTTCGAAAGCGTGATGAGCGCCACGCGCCTCACCTGCATGATCATGTTCATCCTCGCCGGCGCCGCCTACACCACCGCGGCGATGGCCTATACCGGCATTCCCGCGGCGTTGGCGGAGTGGGTGAAGGGCCAGCATCTGACGCCGAGCATGCTCGCGTTGTATCTGTCGATCATGTACATCATCCTCGGCTGTCTCATCGACGGCATTTCGATGATCGTGCTCACCGCCGTCGTGGTGCTGCCGATGGTGCAGCAAGCCGGGCTCGACCTCATCTGGTTCGGCGTTTACCTCGTTATCCACGTCGAGATGGCGCAGATCACGCCGCCGGTCGGTTTCAATCTGTTCGTGCTGCAGAACATGAGCGGCCGCGACACGCTGACGGTGGCGAAAGCGGCCTTTCCGTTCTTCATTCTGCTGCTCGCCGCCGTCTTCATCATTACGGAATTTCCGCAGATCGTCCTGCTGCTGCCGCAACTGGCGTTCCCGCCCAGTTGA
- a CDS encoding TRAP transporter substrate-binding protein: protein MITLSRALLVAAAAALVSAAQPAAAQTKWNLPAAYPADNPHSENLALFAKDVAAATGDKLQITVHANASLFKAPDIKRAVQTGQVQIGEVLMSLHENEDPIYGVDVVPFLATSFAESKKLWAASRSAVEKKLASQGMMLLFAVPWAPQGIYAKKDLNSVEDMKGLKWRAYNVGTARIGELVGAQSVTVQAAELAQALATGVVNAFMTSAATGYDSKAWESVDHFYDTQAWIPKNMTFVNKAAFDALDKPTQDALLKAAAAAETRGWKMWEDKSGWYLDQLKAKGMKVQAPSPQLQAGLKKIGEQLTADWLKKAGAGGEAVIAAYKK from the coding sequence ATGATTACTTTGTCCCGCGCTTTGCTCGTGGCCGCCGCGGCGGCCCTCGTATCGGCCGCGCAACCGGCCGCCGCGCAGACCAAATGGAATTTGCCGGCCGCTTACCCGGCCGACAATCCGCACAGCGAGAACCTCGCTTTGTTCGCCAAGGACGTCGCCGCCGCGACCGGCGACAAGTTGCAGATCACGGTTCATGCCAACGCATCGCTGTTCAAGGCGCCCGATATCAAGCGCGCCGTGCAGACGGGTCAGGTGCAGATCGGCGAAGTGCTGATGTCGCTGCACGAGAACGAAGATCCGATCTACGGCGTCGACGTGGTGCCGTTCCTTGCCACGAGCTTTGCCGAGTCCAAGAAGCTATGGGCGGCGTCCAGGTCGGCGGTCGAGAAGAAGCTCGCCTCGCAGGGCATGATGCTGCTGTTCGCCGTGCCGTGGGCGCCGCAGGGCATCTACGCCAAGAAGGACCTCAACTCCGTCGAGGATATGAAGGGCCTCAAATGGCGCGCTTATAATGTCGGCACCGCGCGCATCGGCGAACTCGTCGGCGCGCAGTCGGTGACGGTCCAGGCGGCCGAACTCGCGCAGGCGTTGGCGACGGGCGTCGTCAATGCCTTCATGACCTCCGCCGCCACCGGCTACGACAGCAAGGCGTGGGAGTCGGTCGACCACTTCTACGACACGCAGGCCTGGATCCCGAAGAACATGACCTTCGTCAACAAGGCAGCCTTCGACGCGCTCGACAAGCCGACGCAGGACGCGCTGCTCAAGGCCGCCGCCGCCGCCGAAACGCGCGGCTGGAAGATGTGGGAAGACAAGAGCGGCTGGTATCTCGATCAGCTCAAGGCCAAGGGCATGAAGGTGCAGGCGCCGAGCCCGCAGCTGCAGGCCGGCCTCAAGAAGATCGGCGAGCAGTTGACCGCCGATTGGCTGAAGAAGGCGGGCGCTGGCGGCGAAGCGGTGATCGCCGCATATAAGAAGTAA